The following coding sequences are from one Nymphalis io chromosome 5, ilAglIoxx1.1, whole genome shotgun sequence window:
- the LOC126768501 gene encoding cytochrome P450 6B6-like, with translation MIGLTLFIIAIFALYLYGKRNHKYWELKGVKHDQPLPFFGNNARNNFMRKSVTELCSELYWKYSNEKVVGFYRASRAELIIRDPEMVKRILITDFSHFYPRGLNQHKQEIEPLLRNLFFADGDIWKLLRQRMTPAFSSGKLKAMFPLIVERAEKLQTRALTAATAGKAIDARDLMARYTTDFIGACGFGLDSDSLQDENSAFRRLGANIFKIGPKEIFIITLKQLFPSMFKKLKSMSRVEKQILQLVDAVQRQRNYKPSGRNDFIDLLLESKMKGTIVGESIERIKPDGKPEVATLELDDELIAAQVFIFFAAGFETSSSATSITLHELAHNPEVQAKVHEEIDRVLAKYDNKLSYDAIKEMSYLESTFKEGMRIFPSLGFLIRECARKYTFEDINLTIDEGVRVIIPLQAMHNDPKYFDNPTEFRPERFLECTSTNNKYTYLPFGDGPRACIGARLGLMQSLAGLAAILSCFSVRPAPSTIRHPPVNPASGIVQSIQDGLPLLFIERKQHI, from the exons ATGATAGGTTTAACCTTATTTATAATTGCCATTTTCGCTCTATATTTATATGGAAAGCGAAACCACAAGTATTGGGAATTAAAAGGAGTAAAACACGACCAACCCTTACCATTTTTTGGTAACAATGCGAGAAATAATTTTATGCGAAAAAGTGTAACCGAATTGTGTTCTGAATTGTACTGGAAATATTCAAACGAAAAAGTGGTAGGATTTTATCGAGCGTCTCGTGCTGAATTAATAATCAGAGATCCTGAAATGGTCAAGCGGATACTAATAACAGATTTTAGCCATTTTTATCCGCGTGGTTTAAATCAACACAAACAGGAAATAGAACCCTTGCTGAGAAATCTATTTTTTGCGGACGGAGATATATGGAAATTACTACGGCAGCGAATGACGCCCGCCTTCTCGAGCGGCAAGTTAAAGGCTATGTTTCCGTTGATCGTGGAACGTGCTGAGAAACTTCAAACGCGAGCACTTACTGCCGCCACCGCCGGAAAAGCAATCGATGCGCGCGACCTCATGGCTCGCTATACTACTGACTTTATCGGCGCCTGCGGTTTTGGACTCGATTCCGACTCCCTTCAAGACGAGAATTCCGCATTCAGACGACTCGGcgctaatatatttaaaataggccCTAAAGAAATTttcataattacattaaaacaacTTTTTCCGAGCATGTTTAAAAAGTTGAAATCGATGAGTCGGGTCGAAAAACAAATACTTCAATTAGTGGACGCAGTTCAGCGGCAGAGAAACTATAAACCGTCTGGCAGAAACGATTTCATAGACTTACTACTCGAGAGCAAAATGAAAGGTACGATAGTAGGGGAGTCTATCGAGAGAATAAAACCAGACGGGAAGCCAGAAGTTGCTACTTTAGAATTAGATGATGAGTTAATAGCAGCTCaagtgtttatatttttcgCGGCTGGCTTTGAAACATCCTCATCCGCGACTAGTATTACTCTACACGAACTTGCCCATAATCCAGAAGTGCAAGCAAAGGTACATGAAGAGATTGATAGAGTTTTAGCGAAATACGACAATAAACTCAGCTACGACGCTATTAAGGAAATGTCTTATCTAGAGTCAACGTTCAAAGAAGGAATGAGAATCTTTCCGTCACTGGGTTTCTTGATAAGAGAGTGTGCACGCAAGTACACTTTCGAGGACATAAATCTGACAATAGATGAAGGAGTGAGAGTGATAATACCGCTTCAAGCAATGCACAACGATCCTAAATACTTCGATAACCCGACTGAATTCCGACCGGAAAGATTTCTAGAGTGCACTTCgacgaataataaatacacatatttaccATTTGGTGACGGACCACGTGCTTGTATAG GTGCGCGCTTGGGGTTAATGCAATCGTTAGCAGGGCTGGCGGCCATATTGTCGTGTTTCAGTGTTCGCCCCGCACCAAGCACGATTCGTCACCCACCCGTTAATCCTGCTTCGGGTATCGTGCAAAGTATACAGGATGGTCTACCACTGCTCTTCATTGAAAGGAAACAGCACATCTGA